The Pseudomonas iranensis genome includes a window with the following:
- a CDS encoding LysR family transcriptional regulator, which yields MANALPDLKLLRIFVSVVRHQGFANAQQELNLSTSAISTYMSQLEAALGLVLCHRGRGGFSLTSKGELFHQETLRLLAELEGFEQYAAALKGELRGTLNLGVIDSTVSDKALPFAEAIGAYSQEHPAVHLHLSVMSPYELQLGVQDNRLDLAIGAFSTRMSGLVYMPLYREQHWLYCSSRHPLFNERRIPEQVITQQRMVGRGYWSQAELARHGFKHSAATVESMEAQLILVLSGAYIGYLPEHYAQAWADKGDLRVLLPATFGYQAPFSMIMRRGRSREPLIQTFRDLLKAQLNQA from the coding sequence ATGGCCAACGCTTTACCCGACCTGAAACTCCTGCGCATCTTCGTCAGCGTCGTGCGTCATCAGGGTTTTGCCAATGCGCAGCAGGAACTCAACCTGTCGACCTCGGCGATCAGCACCTACATGAGCCAGCTCGAAGCCGCGCTTGGTCTGGTGCTGTGCCATCGTGGGCGCGGTGGCTTCAGCCTGACCAGCAAGGGCGAGCTGTTCCATCAGGAAACCCTGCGCCTGCTCGCCGAGCTTGAAGGCTTCGAGCAATACGCCGCCGCGCTCAAGGGCGAACTGCGCGGCACGCTCAATCTCGGGGTGATCGACTCCACGGTCAGCGACAAGGCGCTGCCATTTGCCGAAGCCATCGGCGCCTACAGTCAGGAACACCCGGCGGTGCATTTGCACCTGTCAGTGATGAGCCCTTATGAATTGCAGCTCGGCGTGCAGGACAATCGCCTCGATCTGGCGATCGGTGCGTTTTCCACGCGCATGAGCGGTCTGGTCTACATGCCGCTGTACCGCGAGCAGCACTGGCTGTATTGCAGCAGTCGCCATCCACTGTTCAACGAACGGCGCATCCCCGAGCAGGTCATCACCCAGCAACGGATGGTCGGGCGCGGTTACTGGAGTCAGGCGGAACTGGCCCGGCACGGTTTCAAACACAGTGCCGCGACCGTGGAAAGTATGGAAGCGCAGCTGATTCTGGTGCTCTCCGGCGCCTACATTGGTTATCTGCCGGAGCACTACGCGCAGGCCTGGGCCGACAAGGGTGATCTGCGCGTTCTGCTGCCGGCGACCTTCGGTTATCAGGCACCGTTTTCGATGATCATGCGCAGGGGCCGCAGCCGCGAGCCGCTGATCCAGACCTTCCGCGATTTGCTCAAAGCGCAATTGAATCAGGCGTAA
- a CDS encoding TolC family outer membrane protein, giving the protein MRVLTPLCSAVLLAMACTSQAQAMNLTEAIQSTIATHPELASRVDARLSADEQVKVAKGGFYPSVDLNAAYGRGYSDNTNTRAFGNHNTEILNYTQSELRLRQMIFDGFNTANEVERTKGVSNSRAYYAQGTAQDLALRTIEVYLEVLKRRELVTLAKNNLQAHLRVNDQIGLRTERGIGSTADSDQSVARRALAQNNLDTAEVDLADAESNFYSVVGRMPDELETPASTRGELPPDLREAQQSMVDNNPYLKSAQADVQSAESQYEVAKSPFYPRFDAEAAVGANNNVQGDEGHDNEWRVGVVMNYNLFRGGSDKARLAANAHDINQAMDIRNNALRQLNENIRLAWNAMENAKKQTPTAREYAETTKRVRAAYQDQFGLGQRTLLDLLDSENELYNANRRYTEIRYTEEYSMYRVLANMGQLLSKQRVVLPADAIATTEVKNQARLPELK; this is encoded by the coding sequence ATGCGCGTTTTAACCCCCCTCTGCAGCGCGGTTTTGCTGGCCATGGCTTGCACTTCCCAAGCCCAGGCGATGAACCTCACTGAGGCGATTCAAAGCACCATCGCCACCCACCCGGAGCTGGCTTCGCGCGTGGACGCCCGCCTGTCTGCGGATGAGCAGGTGAAAGTGGCCAAGGGCGGGTTTTATCCGTCGGTCGATCTGAACGCTGCCTACGGGCGCGGCTACAGCGACAACACCAACACCCGCGCCTTCGGTAATCACAACACCGAAATTCTCAATTACACCCAGTCCGAGCTGCGCTTGCGGCAGATGATCTTCGACGGCTTCAACACCGCCAACGAGGTCGAGCGCACCAAGGGCGTGTCCAATTCGCGCGCCTACTACGCGCAAGGCACCGCACAGGATCTGGCCCTGCGCACCATCGAGGTCTACCTCGAAGTGCTCAAGCGGCGTGAACTGGTGACGCTGGCCAAGAACAACCTGCAGGCGCACTTGCGCGTCAACGATCAGATCGGCCTGCGCACCGAGCGCGGCATCGGCAGCACCGCCGACTCCGATCAATCGGTTGCCCGTCGTGCACTGGCGCAGAACAACCTCGACACCGCCGAAGTCGATCTGGCCGACGCCGAATCGAATTTCTACAGCGTGGTCGGACGCATGCCCGATGAGCTGGAAACCCCGGCCTCGACTCGCGGTGAACTGCCGCCGGACCTGCGTGAAGCGCAGCAGAGCATGGTCGACAACAACCCGTACCTGAAATCGGCCCAGGCTGACGTGCAGTCCGCCGAGAGCCAGTACGAAGTGGCCAAGTCGCCGTTCTACCCGCGCTTCGATGCCGAAGCAGCAGTCGGCGCAAACAACAACGTGCAGGGTGATGAAGGCCACGACAACGAATGGCGTGTCGGTGTGGTGATGAACTACAACCTGTTCCGTGGCGGCAGCGACAAGGCACGTCTGGCCGCGAATGCCCACGACATCAACCAGGCGATGGACATCCGCAACAACGCCCTGCGTCAGCTCAACGAGAACATTCGTCTGGCCTGGAACGCCATGGAGAACGCCAAGAAGCAGACGCCGACCGCCCGCGAATATGCCGAAACCACCAAACGCGTGCGCGCCGCTTATCAGGACCAGTTCGGCCTCGGCCAACGCACCCTGCTCGACCTGCTCGACAGCGAAAACGAGCTGTACAACGCCAACCGTCGCTACACCGAAATCCGCTACACCGAGGAATACTCGATGTACCGCGTGCTGGCGAACATGGGCCAGTTGCTGAGCAAGCAACGCGTGGTGCTGCCGGCTGATGCGATTGCCACGACCGAAGTGAAAAACCAGGCGCGCCTGCCGGAACTGAAATAA
- a CDS encoding tRNA-uridine aminocarboxypropyltransferase codes for MSRAQCPRCLRPQTHCLCPLIPHLDSRTRVLVLQHPSEVSHALNTARLAALGLSNAELIVGEVFEDLPKLLNRPGYQARLLFPAEDAQPLQVYVPNDQPMLLVVPDGTWRKARKMLHLNPLLAALPRVTLTEGGVSRYRLRKAPGPGALSTIEAIVQALETLEAPTTFAPLLKPFEALIEGQIAAMGEETFQRNHGDR; via the coding sequence ATGTCCCGAGCCCAATGCCCGCGCTGCCTGCGCCCCCAAACCCACTGCCTGTGCCCGTTGATTCCGCACCTCGACAGCCGCACGCGCGTGTTAGTGCTGCAGCATCCGAGCGAGGTCAGCCACGCGCTCAATACCGCGCGGCTGGCGGCGCTGGGGCTGAGCAATGCCGAGCTGATTGTTGGCGAGGTATTCGAGGATTTGCCGAAACTGTTGAACCGGCCGGGCTATCAGGCGCGCTTGCTGTTCCCGGCTGAGGATGCGCAGCCGTTGCAGGTTTACGTGCCAAATGATCAGCCAATGTTGCTGGTCGTCCCGGACGGCACCTGGCGCAAAGCGCGCAAGATGCTGCACCTCAATCCGCTGCTGGCGGCGCTGCCACGGGTGACTCTGACCGAGGGCGGCGTGTCGCGCTATCGCTTGCGCAAGGCACCGGGGCCGGGGGCGCTATCGACGATCGAGGCGATCGTCCAGGCGCTGGAAACCCTCGAAGCGCCGACGACGTTTGCGCCGTTGCTCAAGCCGTTTGAAGCGCTGATCGAAGGGCAGATTGCGGCGATGGGGGAGGAGACCTTTCAGCGTAACCATGGCGACAGATGA
- a CDS encoding YybH family protein, translating to MHARDQVLHAAAELVAAFARNDREAYFGAFSADASFVFYTLDQPLLSRDAYQALWDRWRAEDGFEVLSCTSSNAFVSLQGDVAIFIHDVATELRMQGEQHFSQERETIVFRRQASSLEQQGLWLACHEHLSAMPEGLPPP from the coding sequence ATGCACGCACGTGATCAGGTTTTGCACGCGGCCGCCGAGTTGGTCGCCGCGTTTGCGCGTAACGATCGCGAAGCCTACTTCGGTGCGTTCAGCGCCGATGCCAGCTTCGTTTTCTACACCCTCGACCAGCCATTGCTGTCGCGCGATGCCTATCAGGCGTTGTGGGACCGCTGGCGTGCCGAGGATGGCTTCGAGGTGCTGTCGTGCACCTCGAGCAACGCCTTTGTCAGCCTGCAGGGTGACGTGGCGATTTTCATCCATGACGTGGCCACCGAGCTGCGCATGCAAGGGGAGCAACACTTCAGCCAGGAGCGCGAGACGATTGTTTTCAGAAGACAAGCGTCGAGCCTAGAACAACAAGGCCTATGGCTGGCCTGTCACGAACATTTGTCCGCAATGCCGGAAGGGCTGCCACCCCCTTAG
- a CDS encoding purine-cytosine permease family protein yields the protein MNNNNNEKSLSSIETNGVEQIPDHERDARPSDLFRLIFGGANTFATAVLGSFPVLFGLSFQAGVWAIVLGVVVGALILAPMGLFGPLNGTNNAVSSGAHFGVHGRIVGSFLSLLTAIAFFSLSVWSSGDALVGGAKRLVDLPETDLTLGLAYGLFALLVLTVCIYGFRIMLWVNRIAVWAASLLFLLGIFAFAPAFDSQYAGSVALGQAGFWAAFIGAALVAMSNPISFGAFLGDWSRYIPRETPKGRIMLAVIAAQLATLIPFLFGLATATIVAIKAPDYIAANNYVGGLLAVSPNWFFLPVCLIAVIGGMSTGTTSLYGTGLDMSSVFPRVLSRVKATLLIGVLSIAFIFIGRFAANLVQSVSTFAVLIITCTTPWMVIMIIGLLVRRGFYCPDDLQVFTRGEQGGRYWFNHGWNWRGLGAWIPSALVGLCFVNLPGQFVGPLGELAGGIDISLPVTLGLASVVYLTLLRLFPEPREVFGPTDVRSEAAIKPELRQAA from the coding sequence ATGAATAACAACAACAACGAAAAAAGCCTTAGCAGCATCGAAACAAACGGGGTCGAACAGATCCCGGATCATGAGCGCGACGCCCGACCCAGCGACTTGTTTCGCTTGATCTTCGGCGGCGCCAATACGTTTGCCACCGCTGTGCTCGGCAGTTTCCCGGTGCTGTTCGGCCTGTCGTTTCAGGCGGGTGTCTGGGCGATTGTGCTGGGTGTGGTGGTCGGTGCGCTGATCCTTGCGCCGATGGGCCTGTTCGGCCCACTCAACGGCACCAACAACGCCGTGTCTTCCGGTGCGCACTTCGGCGTGCACGGGCGGATTGTCGGGTCGTTCCTGTCGTTGCTGACGGCAATCGCCTTCTTCTCGCTTTCAGTGTGGAGCTCGGGTGATGCGCTGGTCGGCGGCGCCAAACGCCTCGTTGATCTGCCGGAAACCGACCTGACCCTGGGCCTGGCCTACGGTCTGTTCGCGCTGCTGGTGCTGACCGTGTGCATCTACGGTTTCCGCATCATGCTGTGGGTCAACCGCATCGCGGTGTGGGCCGCGAGCCTGTTGTTCCTGCTCGGCATCTTCGCCTTCGCCCCTGCTTTCGACAGCCAGTACGCCGGCAGCGTGGCGCTGGGTCAGGCCGGGTTCTGGGCGGCATTCATCGGCGCGGCGCTGGTGGCGATGAGCAACCCGATTTCCTTCGGTGCGTTCCTCGGCGACTGGTCGCGCTACATCCCGCGTGAGACGCCGAAGGGCCGGATCATGCTGGCGGTGATCGCCGCACAACTGGCAACGTTGATCCCATTCCTGTTCGGCCTCGCCACCGCCACCATCGTCGCGATCAAGGCGCCGGACTACATCGCCGCGAACAACTATGTCGGCGGCTTGCTGGCTGTGTCGCCGAACTGGTTCTTCCTGCCGGTGTGCCTGATTGCGGTGATCGGTGGCATGTCCACCGGCACCACGTCGCTGTATGGCACCGGGCTGGACATGTCCAGCGTGTTCCCGCGCGTGCTCTCCCGGGTCAAGGCGACCTTGCTGATCGGCGTGCTGTCGATCGCCTTCATCTTTATCGGCCGTTTTGCGGCGAACCTGGTGCAAAGCGTGTCGACCTTCGCCGTGCTGATCATCACCTGCACCACCCCGTGGATGGTGATCATGATCATCGGCCTGCTGGTGCGGCGCGGCTTCTACTGCCCGGATGACCTGCAAGTGTTCACTCGCGGTGAACAGGGCGGACGCTACTGGTTCAACCACGGCTGGAACTGGCGCGGTCTCGGTGCATGGATTCCGAGTGCGCTGGTCGGCCTGTGCTTCGTCAACCTGCCGGGGCAGTTCGTCGGCCCGCTGGGCGAACTGGCCGGTGGCATCGACATCAGTTTGCCGGTGACATTGGGCCTGGCGTCGGTGGTGTATCTGACGCTGCTGCGCCTGTTCCCCGAACCTCGGGAGGTGTTTGGGCCAACGGATGTGCGCAGTGAAGCCGCCATAAAACCCGAACTACGTCAGGCCGCCTGA
- a CDS encoding type I secretion system permease/ATPase, with product MTSMEPGATGVDPRLSFDDPLLDGLLILCKLHGATVSRASLSAGLPLNKQRLSLDLLPRAAARAGLQARLLRRDLKDISPLNLPILLLLNDGRTAVLRRFGEDGKALLLPSEADGGEQWVSREELSEHYSGQALFARPRHELEDLRAPLVPRVNAWFRDTLKLSKWLYSDAILASFLINLLGLMVPLFVMQTYDRVVPNQATSTLWVLSIGLLIGTGFELVLRVVRAHLLDTAGKKTDVILSATLFERITGMSMKARPATIGGFAQSIHDFQGLREFLTAVTLTSLIDLPFVVLMLVVIGLLGGWLVVIPLLAFPITIIFAMAIQVRLRDTVQKSLSLGAERQAVLIETLGGLETLKACGAESERQHKWESTHGALTRLDSHARNLSALATNGTLFIQQFSGMATIVAGVYSIIAGNLSVGALVATYMLGSRVLAPLGQIAGLITRYQQAQLTMKSTDALMALPQERDGKQRPLERTQLQGALDVSGVTFHYNGQNAPALSEVSFSLKAGERVGIIGRSGSGKSTLARLVMGFYEAEQGQLLLDGLDLRQLDVADLRQQIGYVAHDLPLLAGSLRDNLTLGARYISDSRMLEVAELTGVTELARQHPQGFDRPVGERGQLLSGGQRQAVLLARALLLDPPIMLLDEPTSAMDNSSEDALRQKLHGWVQGKTLLLVTHRTSMLSLVDRLLVLDNGRVVADGPKEAVIDALRKGRVGSAAV from the coding sequence ATGACCAGCATGGAACCCGGCGCCACCGGGGTCGATCCGCGCCTGAGCTTCGACGATCCGTTACTCGACGGCCTGCTGATCCTCTGCAAACTGCATGGAGCCACGGTCAGTCGTGCCAGCCTGAGTGCCGGGCTGCCCCTGAACAAACAACGCCTGAGCCTCGATCTGCTGCCCCGTGCAGCAGCGCGGGCCGGATTACAGGCGCGGTTGTTGCGCCGTGACCTGAAAGACATTTCACCGCTGAACCTGCCGATCCTGCTGCTGCTCAACGACGGCCGCACTGCCGTGCTGCGGCGCTTCGGCGAGGATGGCAAAGCCCTGCTGCTGCCCAGCGAAGCCGACGGCGGCGAGCAATGGGTCAGCCGCGAAGAACTCAGCGAACACTACAGCGGCCAGGCCTTGTTCGCCCGTCCGCGCCACGAACTCGAAGACCTGCGCGCGCCGCTGGTGCCACGGGTAAACGCGTGGTTTCGCGACACTCTCAAACTGTCGAAATGGCTGTACAGCGATGCGATTCTCGCCAGTTTTCTGATCAACCTGCTCGGCCTGATGGTGCCGCTGTTCGTCATGCAGACCTACGATCGCGTGGTGCCCAATCAGGCGACCTCGACGCTGTGGGTGCTGTCGATCGGTTTGCTGATCGGCACCGGTTTTGAACTGGTGCTGCGCGTGGTGCGTGCGCATCTGCTCGACACCGCCGGCAAGAAAACCGATGTGATCCTCTCGGCAACGTTGTTCGAGCGCATCACCGGCATGTCGATGAAGGCGCGGCCGGCGACCATCGGCGGCTTTGCCCAGAGCATTCACGACTTCCAGGGCCTGCGTGAATTTCTCACCGCCGTGACCCTGACCAGCCTGATCGACTTGCCCTTCGTGGTGTTGATGCTGGTAGTGATCGGCCTGCTTGGCGGTTGGCTGGTGGTGATTCCACTGCTGGCGTTTCCGATCACCATCATCTTCGCCATGGCGATTCAGGTGCGCCTGCGTGACACCGTGCAGAAAAGCCTGAGCCTCGGCGCCGAGCGTCAGGCGGTGCTGATCGAAACCCTCGGCGGTCTGGAAACCCTCAAGGCGTGCGGCGCCGAAAGCGAGCGCCAGCACAAATGGGAAAGCACCCACGGCGCCCTCACCCGCCTCGACAGCCACGCGCGCAACCTGTCGGCCCTGGCCACCAACGGCACCCTGTTCATCCAGCAGTTTTCCGGGATGGCGACGATTGTCGCCGGGGTCTACAGCATCATCGCCGGCAATCTCAGTGTCGGCGCGCTGGTCGCCACCTACATGCTCGGCAGTCGTGTGCTCGCCCCGCTCGGGCAGATCGCCGGGCTGATCACCCGCTACCAGCAAGCGCAACTGACCATGAAAAGCACCGACGCACTGATGGCGCTGCCGCAGGAACGCGACGGCAAACAACGGCCACTGGAACGTACGCAGCTGCAAGGTGCCCTCGACGTCAGCGGCGTGACGTTCCACTACAACGGCCAGAACGCACCGGCGCTGAGCGAGGTCAGCTTCAGCCTGAAAGCCGGCGAGCGGGTCGGCATCATCGGCCGCAGCGGCTCCGGCAAAAGCACGTTGGCGCGGCTGGTCATGGGTTTCTACGAAGCGGAACAAGGCCAGCTGCTGCTCGACGGCCTCGACCTGCGCCAACTGGACGTGGCTGACCTGCGCCAGCAGATCGGTTATGTCGCCCACGACTTGCCGCTGCTGGCCGGCAGCCTGCGCGACAACCTGACCCTAGGCGCGCGTTACATCAGCGATTCACGCATGCTCGAAGTCGCCGAACTGACTGGCGTCACCGAGCTGGCCCGACAACACCCGCAAGGCTTCGACCGACCGGTGGGCGAACGCGGACAGCTGCTATCCGGTGGCCAACGCCAAGCAGTGTTGCTGGCGCGGGCGTTACTGCTCGATCCGCCGATCATGCTGCTCGACGAACCCACCAGCGCCATGGACAACAGCAGCGAAGACGCGCTGCGGCAGAAACTGCATGGCTGGGTGCAAGGCAAAACCCTGCTGCTGGTCACCCACCGCACCTCGATGCTGAGCCTGGTGGACCGGTTGCTGGTGCTGGACAACGGCCGGGTCGTCGCTGACGGCCCGAAAGAAGCGGTCATCGATGCACTGCGCAAGGGCCGTGTCGGCTCGGCGGCGGTCTAG
- the speB gene encoding agmatinase, with the protein MDKILHQPLGGNEMPRFGGIATMLRLPHVPTAAGLDAAFVGVPLDIGTSLRPGTRFGPRDIRTESVMIRPYNMATGAAPFDSLSVADIGDVAINTFNLLDAVRIIEEAYDNILEHNVIPMTLGGDHTITLPILRAIHKKHGKVGLVHIDAHADVNDHMFGEKIAHGTTFRRAVEEGLLDCDRVVQIGLRAQGYTADDFNWSRDQGFRVVQAEECWHKSLAPLMAEVREKVGGGPVYLSFDIDGIDPAWAPGTGTPEIGGLTTIQAIEIIRGCQGLDLIGCDLVEVSPAYDTTGNTSLLAANLLYEMLCVLPGVVHR; encoded by the coding sequence GTGGACAAGATTCTTCACCAACCACTGGGCGGCAATGAAATGCCGCGTTTCGGCGGCATCGCCACCATGCTCCGACTTCCCCATGTACCGACCGCTGCCGGCCTCGACGCTGCCTTTGTGGGCGTGCCGCTGGACATCGGCACTTCGCTGCGCCCCGGCACCCGCTTCGGGCCGCGCGACATCCGCACCGAATCGGTGATGATCCGCCCGTACAACATGGCCACCGGCGCCGCGCCGTTCGACTCGCTGTCGGTGGCCGACATCGGTGACGTGGCGATCAACACCTTCAACCTGCTCGACGCCGTGCGCATCATCGAAGAAGCCTACGACAACATCCTCGAGCACAACGTCATCCCGATGACCCTGGGCGGCGACCACACCATCACCCTGCCGATCCTGCGTGCGATTCATAAAAAGCACGGCAAGGTTGGCCTGGTGCACATCGATGCCCACGCTGACGTCAACGATCACATGTTCGGCGAGAAGATCGCCCACGGCACCACGTTCCGCCGTGCCGTCGAAGAAGGTCTGCTCGATTGCGACCGCGTGGTGCAGATCGGTTTGCGTGCCCAGGGTTACACCGCCGACGACTTCAACTGGAGCCGCGACCAGGGTTTCCGCGTGGTGCAGGCCGAAGAGTGTTGGCACAAGTCGCTGGCGCCGCTGATGGCGGAAGTGCGCGAGAAGGTCGGTGGCGGTCCGGTGTATCTGAGCTTCGACATCGACGGCATCGACCCGGCCTGGGCGCCCGGCACCGGCACCCCGGAAATCGGCGGCCTGACCACCATTCAGGCGATCGAAATCATCCGTGGCTGCCAGGGCCTCGACCTGATCGGTTGCGATCTGGTAGAAGTCTCGCCCGCTTACGACACCACCGGCAACACCTCGCTGCTGGCCGCCAACCTGCTGTACGAAATGCTCTGCGTACTGCCTGGCGTGGTTCATCGCTGA
- a CDS encoding HlyD family type I secretion periplasmic adaptor subunit, whose amino-acid sequence MPASSDSNKRGYFDSFGKSAEAEFMPETAGAALQDSPRKSRITVWLAAALLIAALVWAKFAVLEEVTMGEGKAIPSSKVQVIQNLEGGIVTEIFVREGQMVGKGDTLLRLDDTRFRSNKGESEADRYALTAQVERLSAEAEGRPFKLSAEVIAKAPQVAEDERSLYEQRQRRLASEQRTLSEQLRQKTQELAEFRSKQGQFSSSLALLQQEMNMSEPLVKTGAVSPVEILRLRRSAVEIRGSLNATTLAIPRAESAIAEIRSKIDESEQTFRSEAAKELNEKRTDLSKITASSIAIDDRVSRTTVTSPVRGVIKQMKVNTIGGVVQPGSDMVEIVPLEDNLLIEAKVRPQDVAFLHPGQKAMVKFSAYDYTIYGGLSAKLELIGADTITDDKGNSFYLIQVRTDKNHLGGDVKPLLIIPGMVATVDIITGEKSVLDYLLKPVLKARTEAMRER is encoded by the coding sequence ATGCCTGCTTCCTCTGATAGCAACAAGCGCGGTTACTTCGACAGTTTCGGCAAAAGCGCCGAAGCCGAGTTCATGCCGGAAACCGCCGGCGCAGCATTGCAGGATTCGCCGCGCAAATCGCGGATCACCGTGTGGCTGGCGGCAGCGCTGCTGATCGCCGCTCTGGTCTGGGCCAAATTTGCCGTGCTTGAGGAAGTCACCATGGGCGAAGGCAAGGCGATTCCGTCAAGCAAGGTTCAGGTGATCCAGAACCTTGAGGGCGGCATCGTCACCGAGATTTTCGTTCGCGAAGGCCAGATGGTCGGCAAGGGCGACACCCTGCTGCGTCTGGATGACACGCGCTTTCGCTCGAACAAGGGCGAGAGCGAGGCCGACCGTTACGCGCTGACCGCACAGGTTGAACGCTTGTCAGCGGAGGCCGAGGGGCGCCCTTTCAAGCTCTCCGCCGAAGTGATCGCCAAGGCGCCGCAAGTCGCCGAGGATGAACGCTCACTGTACGAGCAACGCCAACGGCGCCTGGCCAGCGAACAGCGCACCCTCAGCGAACAATTGCGGCAGAAAACCCAGGAACTGGCGGAGTTTCGTTCCAAGCAAGGCCAGTTCAGCTCCAGCCTCGCGTTGTTGCAGCAAGAGATGAACATGTCGGAACCGCTGGTCAAAACCGGCGCTGTGTCACCGGTGGAAATTCTCCGCCTCAGACGCAGTGCCGTGGAAATTCGCGGTTCGCTGAACGCCACCACGCTGGCGATTCCCCGCGCCGAATCAGCGATTGCCGAGATTCGCAGCAAGATCGACGAATCCGAGCAGACCTTCCGTTCCGAGGCCGCCAAAGAGCTGAATGAGAAACGCACTGACCTGTCGAAAATCACCGCTTCGAGCATCGCCATCGACGACCGCGTCAGCCGTACCACGGTGACTTCGCCGGTGCGCGGGGTGATCAAGCAGATGAAGGTCAACACCATCGGCGGCGTGGTTCAGCCGGGCAGCGACATGGTCGAAATCGTACCGCTGGAAGACAACCTGCTGATCGAAGCCAAGGTCCGCCCGCAAGACGTCGCGTTCCTGCATCCGGGCCAGAAAGCCATGGTCAAGTTCAGTGCCTACGACTACACGATTTACGGCGGGCTGAGCGCCAAACTGGAGCTGATCGGCGCCGATACGATCACCGACGACAAGGGCAACAGTTTCTATCTGATTCAGGTGCGCACCGACAAGAATCACTTGGGCGGCGATGTGAAACCGCTGCTGATCATCCCGGGGATGGTGGCGACGGTGGACATTATTACCGGGGAGAAAAGCGTTTTGGATTACCTGCTCAAACCGGTGTTGAAAGCGCGGACCGAGGCGATGCGCGAGCGCTAG